CTTGCGAGGGTGGCGGCGGCCGCATCCGGCGAGTGTGCTTGGCCCACGACGATCACACCTAACATCGGGCACGTCGCGGTCTGCAGCGCCTGCGCCACGATCGCGCTCTGGGCGGCGGTCGGCATGCGTCGCTCCAGCCACAGCTGCATGGAAGGCGCGACCTTCGGAGTATTTTCGCCGGAGGCCTTTTTGCGCATGACCTCCTGCGTCGTTGACGTGAAGGCCTGCAGCCGGGTCCAGAAGCGGTCCTCAGCCTGTAGATGCTGGCAGCGCACTGCCGGAGTCTCCGCGTGCGCCTTGGCGAGCGACCTCGGCGAATCGTCCCAGACGATACCGCCGCCCACGTCTGCCCGCGTCTGCGGCGTGCACGCATAGCGGTCGTAGCCCGGCGCCGTCAGGGCGACAACCGGACACCCGCACATCGCCGCCAAGCGGCAGGTCGTGGATGATTCGAAAGTGTAAAGCACGCGCGCCCGACGAAAGAGCGGGGCGAGCGCGTCGAGCGGGAGGGGAACATCCGGCGACAGCACCTGCACATCGGCGGGGAGCGTTTGGAAATCGATTGCCGATTTTGGCACGCGGTTGAGATACAGCAGTGTGAGCGTCCGCTCTTCCGCGGGTTCCGGCGAGAACGTGTCCGGATCCACCATTGGCAGGGTCAGAACCTCGCCGGGCCGGGCCGGATCGACGAACTCCGCACGGTGATAGACGAATATGTCGCCGGGCGCCGCATCCATCGTGTTGCCGCCGATGACGCCTTCCCTGTTGAGCATGTAGCGAACGCATACGTCCGCCCCCAAGGGATTGCCGCGTATGGTTTCCGGGTAGACCGCGATGGGAGGGCGGCCGTCTGCGATGTGCTGATCTCGGATGTCGTCGGTCAGGCGCGGGGTCTTGAGCCGCGGGTGGACGGTCGTGCACCCAACCACGTACGCGTCCGCGCCTTCGAGATTTAGTGCGTGGCAGAGGTAGTGCAAGCACTGGATGCCCGATGAGGTCTCTCTGTAATCCGGGGCGACCAAGTAGTAGGGAAATTCCACGCGGCGATGGAGGCGCCCGGTTTGCGGGGACGCGGCCGGGATCGGCACGATGGGCTCATGCAGGGGGCCTGCTTCGGCGTGGGACTTGCGCTCGCGCTTCTCTGTCGGAGCGCGATCGCCCTGCGTTGGCTCGATCACGATGTTCATGCAAGTAGAAAGATCGGTCGATTGAGAAACTCGCCCAGGTCGTCCTTGCGATGGCGGTTGCCGTCGCACAGGTCGCGATAGACGATCTCTCCTGAGGTATCGCGCTCGGCGACACCGACCTGGCGGACCCGCCATGCGCCATCAATGCCCGACTCCACGAACGCAACCATCTCGTCGATGGTGCCGTGCTCGAACATGCCCGCGTCTCGGTCGCCCTTCCAGTTGTACCCCAGTTGGAACACAAGGGTGTCGCAGTGCTCGCGCATCCGTCGCAGACTGCGAATGATCTCGCCACGGGCGTCGTTCACGGACAGCGCCTTGTCGCCGTAGTCGTCGCCAACGTGGTGCAACACGTTCAGCAACAGGGCTACGTCGTAGTGGCCTCGCTCGCACTCGAAGTCGAAGTAGCGCGCATGGACGTCCATGCGTGCATCGAGTCCGAGCACCCCGCGTGCGGCGTTAAGAAACGCAGCATGGTCGGGACTGCCCTCGTAGGCGGTCGCATGACTGGCCCCGAGTCGCAGCATCTCCATCAGGAAGAAGCCGCCGTTGCTGCCGATGTCCAGGACGCTTTGGCCGTCCATGTCAATCCGGTCCAGCACATAGCGCAGTCGCGCCGCTTCGTATCGACGCAGCACGGGCAGAGTGCTGTCGGCCAGATGGGGCCACAGCAGGGCCGGGATTTCCTGGTAGCAGGCGTGCTTGCTCCCCAGGCGGGTACGTTCGAATGCCTCGCGCAGCGAGGACACGGCGTCGGACATGGTGGAATCCGTGGTCATGGTTTGATGGGACGAGAGGTGTGAACCAGACGCGACTTCAACGCGCCGACGATCTCGCTGAAAAAAATGCGCAAGCTGTCGCGTTTGAAATGCACGTCGCAGGCAAGCAGCGCGAGGCAGTCGCCAAGCCCTAGCTTGCGTGCGGCCGGATAGATGCGTGGCCGACGCTTGTGTCCCCAGTCGGCCAACCAGCCACCCAGCCATAAATAGCGCCCGCCGGCGATGTCGCCGGACAGTGGGCGACCGTATCCGGTGAACGCCTCGGGCAGAAAACCGGCGCGGTCGGCGAGGCTCCATGGCCCCCAGAAGCGCGGATTGACTTCGATGAGGTAGTGCAGGCCCTCCAGCTCCATCGTCTCGATCATCGCGTAGCCGTGATAGCCCAGACCCTGGAACAGCGCGGTCAGTCGCTCGCGGGTCGACACGTCGGGACATCCGCACAGTTCAGCGGCGATGATCGATTTGCCGTTCTCTTGCTGCAGCAGGTTGCGCTGGTAGACGAACGTGGCGGTGCCGTCGCGGTCGAAATGGGCGAGATAGTAGTAGCTGGCGCCGTCGAGATAAGGCTGGAAAAAGTACTGCGTGCGATCGGCATGCCTGAGAAACGCGTCGAGTGCGGCGGCATCGTGGATCAGTTCCGGGTAGAGCTTGCGTCCGTCTGCGGCGAACTCACATCGCGGCTTCGCCACCAGTGGCAGTGCCGCGGGAACAGCTGACTCCACCAGCGGCGGGACGAGCAATCCAAAACTCGCCGCCCGCTCCAGCAGGCTCGCCTTGTCGGAGACCGCAGCGTAGATAGTCTCACTGACGAGAGTCACGGCCAGCCCGGCCTGTTCGAAGCGTCGCCTGTGGCGCAGCACCAGCCTGTTGATCGATTCGGCGGTGGGCATGAACGCCAATGCCTGGCCTGGATGCCGCGCTGTCAGCGTGCGCACGCAGTCGATCATGTCGTCGAGGTCCAACGTGTCCACACGCCGGGCGGCTTCGATCCACCTGTGGTAGCGGGTTCGCCGCAACGGATCGGCGCCGGGTCGCGCGACCAGGGAGCAGGGCACGTCTCGTCTGGCGAACGAGCGACAGATCGCCAGCGCCGCGCGCTCGTTGGCGCCGGAAAAGATCACGTAGCGGATAGTAGGGTGCGCGTCCAGGACCAGTCTCTGCCGACGTCACGCCGGCCCGGCGGCGCGAGCCACGATGGAGATGATCCCGTCCTGTGCCTCGGGCGGCAGGCCCGGGTATAGCGGCAGGCAGATCACCTGGTCGGCGATCGCATTTGCGTGCGGCAACCGTGCGGGGTCCGATGAGGGCAGCCCCCGATACATCGGAAAACTGCTGATCAAGGGATAGAAGTAGCGACGCGCATGGATGCCGACATCCTTCAAGGCCTGGTACAGCATGTCGCGTGACAGCGGGTAGCGCGGACGCACCAAGATCGGGAAGTAGCCATGGTTGTGACGGAATGCATCGCTGCGCACAGGTGTGATCCCGGCCACGCCGTTCAGGCCCGCCTCGTAGCGCTCCACGACTCGTTTGCGCTGCGCCAGCGCCGCGTCGATGTGCTCGAGCTGGAGCAGGCCGAAAGCGGCATTGATCTCGCTCATCTTGCCGTTGATGCCCGGCGCGACCACGGTGGTCTCGTCAGCGAAGCCGAAGTTTTTCAGGTGATCGATGCGGCGCTTGGTGCGTGCATCCGGACAGACGATGGCACCTCCCTCGAATGTGTTGAACACCTTCGTGGCGTGCAGGCTGAGCACGGACAGGTCGCCGTGGCGTAGGATGCTGCCGCCGATGTCCTGCACGCCGAAGGCATGGGCTGCGTCGTAGACAACCTTCAGCCCGTAGTTGTCGGCGATCATCTGGATGGCGTCGACATCGCAAGGACGTCCATAGCAGTGCACGGGCAGGATTGCCGTGGTCTGTGGCGTGATCGCGGCTTCGATTTGCGTCGGGTCGAGGTTCAGCGTGCGCGGGTTGATGTCCACGAACACCGGCTTGATGCCATTCCACAGCAGCGCATGTGAGGTCGCCACAAAGCTGTAAGGGGTGGTGATGACCTCGCCAGTAATGCGCAGCGCCTGCAGCGCGGTCAGCAGGGCTATGGTTCCGTTGGCGAACAGCGAGATGTGTTCGACGCCCAGGTATTCGGCCAGTCGAACCTCCAGTTCCCGATGGCACGGCCCGTTGTTGGTCAGGATCTGCCTGTCCCAGATGCCCTGCAGATAGGGGATGAACTCCTCCAGGGGTGGCAGGTGGGGGCGGGTGACATAGATTGGCTCCGGCTCACGCTCAGACGCGGGCAACGTCGCGGCTTTCGTGTGCGCCGTCCGCTGCGCTGCCGGCCCGAAGCCGGGCAGAGCGTTCAGCAGCACGCTGTCGACGGCGCTGCCATGAGTGGCAGAGGCGCTGTGCAACCGTGCAGATGAGGCTTCGTCGACAGACATCGCAGACTCCAAGGAGAACGAGCGGTCGTTACGGCCGCCGGATGCCGCTGACGTTGCAAGAGGCGTGCCGGGGCGTGCGACGGCATCGGGTCCAAGGCCGTGCGCTGACTGCGGCCGTGGTCTCTCGTGACGCGGAGCTGCGAGTGGCCTCCGTTGCCCGGGGAGCGGCCTGGCTTTTCCCAAAGCCGGGATCCGCGCAGGAAGACCGGCACAGACTCACCGCGCGTCCAGGCTCTCCGGACAGCATAAAAAAACCCGCCTCCGATGCCGGAGGCGGGTTCGATGTCGCACTACGGAGGCGGAATTACTGCAGCAGGCTGAGCACGCTCTGCGGAGCAGACTTGGCCTGTGCCAGCATCGCGGTACCGGCCTGCTGGAGGATCTGCGTCCGGGTCAGTTCGACCGTCTCCTTGGCGTAGTCGGTGTCCTGGATGCGGCTGCGCGAGGCCGAGAGGTTCTCGGAGCTGGTCTGCAGATTCGAGACCGCCGAGCTGAAGCGGTTCTGGATGGCACCCAGCTCGGCGCGGGCTTCGTTAACCGACTTCAAGGCGTCGTCGAGGGTCGTCAGCTGGGTAGCACCCGAGCCTGCGGCCATGCCCGAGATCGAGAAGGTGTCACTCGTCACGCCCGACAGCGCAGCCGTCATGTCCGTCAGCGCGATGTCGATCTTGTCGTAGTCGGTGGCATTTGCGCCGACCTGAATGGAGATGGTGCCGCTAGCGCTGAGCAGTGCGGTGTCATTGAACTTGGTGTTATTGACCACACGCAGGATTTCCGACTGCAGCTGCGTAACTTCCTTCTGCAGCGCGTCCTTGTCGTCAATGTTGTTAGTGCCGTTGGCGGCCTGCACGGTCAGTTCGCGGATACGCTGCAGGTTGTTGCCGATTTCGCCGAGCGCGCCCTCGGCGGTCTGCGCCAGTGAGATGCCGTCGTTGGCGTTGCGGGCAGCCTGGTCCATGCCGCGGACCTGCGAGGTCATGCGCTGCGAGATGGCGAGGCCGGCGGCGTCGTCCTTGGCGCTATTGATGCGCAGGCCAGACGACAGACGCTGGATGGTGGTCGACAGGCTGGCGCTGTTGGTGGACAGGTTGCGCTGGGCGTTGAGGGCGATGGTGTTGGTGTTGATGACGGACATGATGCAGGTCTCCTGGTATGGGGAATCCGGCACGGGAACAGGGCCTGGCCGGTGGCTCCGCAGGGAGTTGCCGTTGATTCGGCCCTGTCCTCTGCTGTAACCAATAACGGCGTCTCGTCGTCAAGCTTTAGTGCTGTTTTGCCGGCGATCCGCAGCCCGCTTCCGGACCGTTTCCATTAACGGCGCGAAAGCTCGGAGATTGAGCGCGCAGCGCGCTCGGCGTTCGCAGAGGAGGGGGGCGGTTCCACGCGGCGGGTAGGGGCGCGGTAGGCAGCTGCCCCGGGATACTAGAAGCGGTGAGGATCCGCTATCGCAGACAGCCTGGGCGGCGCGTGAGCCCATACCACGCGCTGGACCGCAGGCGCTCAGGCAAATGCCTGGATCAACGCATCAGGTCGAACAGCGACAGCCGCTGCATCTGCGTGAAGCTCAGCTGGGCCGCCTCGAGCGCGATCTTTTCCAGATTGAAACGGCCGATGGCGTCGACGTAGTCGAGATCGCGTATGCCCGAGAGCGTGGTCTGGAGTGTCACGTCGAGCGCGCTGCGCAGCTCCGTCGCCTGATCCAGCGCAGCGAGCTGCGCGCCACCGCTGGCGCGCGTGTCGATGAAGTGGTTCTCGGCCATACTGATGTCGCGCAGCGCACTGCTCAGCGCGTTCTGCTGCGCGGCGCGTTCGGCAGTGGTTGTGGGTGTCGAGGTCAGCGCCTGCAGCAATCCATCGAGCGTTGCGAAGACGTCACGCGTTTCGGAAGGCCCGATCTGGAACGTATCGCCGGCAGCGGGACTGCCGGTGATCGTCAGTTGCAAGCCGGCGAAGACAATCGCCTCGCCCGCCTTGTATGTCCCCGTGCCAACTGCGCCACCGCCGGCATCACGGACGATGTAGTCGCCACCGGCGCCGAACTCGACCTGGTAGCGTCCGCCATCCCAGGCAGCCGCATCCGTGAGCGTGAAACTCCCGATCTGTCCCGTGCCTGTGTTGGCGAGCGCCGCCCCAGCATCGAGCCGGCCGTTGCCGGTGCGCACGCGCAGAAATACCTCGCTGCCGGGCTTTGCGTCGGCTGCGAACATCTGCGGCGCGACCTCAACCTGCCGCTGCGTCTGGTCCCCGCCATACGCGACGCCGGCGCCGCTGCGCGCGAAGGGTGGATCGCCGTCCTGGGTGCCGCCGAACAGGAATCTCCCCATGCCATCGGCGGTGTTGCTGAGGTCGAGCAGGCCGTCCCGCAGGCTTCGAATCTCGGTCGCAATCGTCTTGCGGTCACTGTCTGACATCGTGCCCGTACTGGCCTGGATGGTCAGCACATTGATGCGGCCCAGGATGTCGCCCGCCTGCGACAGCACGTTCTCCTGCATGCTGAGGCGGTGACGTACTACATCACTGTTCTTTCCGAAGCGCTCGAGTTCGGCCACCGCGCGGTCCAGGCCGACCACGGTACCGGCGCCGACCGGATCGTCCTTGCCGGTATTGAGCTTCATTGCGGTGGCGAGCTGCTGCTGCAACTTCGCGAGTGACGCCTGCCTGGTTTGCATGCTCGTCAGCGACTGCTGGTAACGCATGCCAGTGGAGATGCGGGTCATCGGCGGACGGCTCCGAGCAGGGACTGGAACAGATTGTCGGCGGTCGAAATGAGCTGCGCGGCGGCCTGGTAGGCCTGCTGCAGCCGAAGCATATTGGCCGCTTCTTCGTCCAGATTGACGCCGGAAACGCTCTCGCGGGCCGCTTGCGCCTGCTCGTGAAGCGAAGCCTGTGCCTCGGCCGCATAGCCGGCTTGACGCGCGGCCGAGCCCACTGCCGTGGTAAGTCCGGAGATCGCCCCGTTGAGCGTCAGCGAACCGCCGTTGAGCGCCGCGCGGGTCTCGACGCCTGACAGCAACGCCGCATTGCCGTTGTTGCTCGAGCCCGGCGCGGTGGGCGCCATGATGAAGCTGTCACCGGCTGCCGGAATGCCGTCGAGGCTGACCGACCAGCCATTGGCGCTGATGGTGTCGCCTGGCGCGAAGGCAAACGGGCCATCGCCGTCGAGCATGTATTGATTGGCGTCGAGAAATTCGATGGTTGAGGGCGTGCGCAGCGTGGGATCGCCTGCATCGACGATACGCACCGCCCTGGGCAGGGCGCTGCCGATATTCCCCAAGGCGGCCTGGATCTGGACGGGCGTGGCCGCCGCGATGCGGGCGGGATCGCTGATCGCCACCGTCAGGCCACGCGCTGTCTGGGCGGTTGGTTGAAGCAGGAAACGGTCGCCGTCCTGGGCGGCGCCCTCAAGCGCGAGCGCCATGCCGCCGACACGCAGCGGATCCGCGGCCGTGCCGGTCCCGGTGACCGTGGCTGCAACGCCGGTCATCGCGTCGGTCGCCGACCACGCGCCTGCCTGGAACTGCAGTACGAGGTTGCGCCCACTGACCGCACCGAGATTACCGATGCTGGCCGACAAACGCGCGGTGCCCGTGTTCGCGGCATGTCCGCTGACCGCTGGCGGAGGGATGTTGAAGAACGACCCGCCCATGTCGCCGTACTGGTCGACGCCCGCGGCGTGGTCGGCATTGAAGGTTGTGCCCAGCGCCAGTGCGATCCGGCCCAGCTCGGACTGCGTCTGGTCCAGCACCTGGCTACGGAACTCGAGCAACCCGCCGATCGCGCCGCCCATGACGCGCTCGTCGAGACGGATCGTCTGTCCCTGGGTCTGCAGTGCGAGCTGTTGCCGTTCGGGGCGGTAAGGATCTTCCACCATCGTGAGCTGCGATGCCTGCACCCCCACCACGAGCGCCTGCCCGCCGGAGGAGAACACGTTCACAGCACCCCCGTCCTGCTGCACGGCCGCGCCGCCGGTCAGCGAGACCAGGTCGCGGATCATCTGGTCGCGACGGTCGAGCATGTCCGGCGATGCGGTCTGGGCACTTCCGATGTTGCCGTTGAGTCGGGCGATTTCGCTGGCAAGCCGATTGACCTCTCCTGCGCTGGCGGTAAGCCCGCTGTCCACCTCGGTCGCCAGGCGGTCGAATTGTCCCTGCA
The genomic region above belongs to Luteimonas chenhongjianii and contains:
- the flgL gene encoding flagellar hook-associated protein FlgL → MTRISTGMRYQQSLTSMQTRQASLAKLQQQLATAMKLNTGKDDPVGAGTVVGLDRAVAELERFGKNSDVVRHRLSMQENVLSQAGDILGRINVLTIQASTGTMSDSDRKTIATEIRSLRDGLLDLSNTADGMGRFLFGGTQDGDPPFARSGAGVAYGGDQTQRQVEVAPQMFAADAKPGSEVFLRVRTGNGRLDAGAALANTGTGQIGSFTLTDAAAWDGGRYQVEFGAGGDYIVRDAGGGAVGTGTYKAGEAIVFAGLQLTITGSPAAGDTFQIGPSETRDVFATLDGLLQALTSTPTTTAERAAQQNALSSALRDISMAENHFIDTRASGGAQLAALDQATELRSALDVTLQTTLSGIRDLDYVDAIGRFNLEKIALEAAQLSFTQMQRLSLFDLMR
- a CDS encoding class I SAM-dependent methyltransferase, whose product is MSDAVSSLREAFERTRLGSKHACYQEIPALLWPHLADSTLPVLRRYEAARLRYVLDRIDMDGQSVLDIGSNGGFFLMEMLRLGASHATAYEGSPDHAAFLNAARGVLGLDARMDVHARYFDFECERGHYDVALLLNVLHHVGDDYGDKALSVNDARGEIIRSLRRMREHCDTLVFQLGYNWKGDRDAGMFEHGTIDEMVAFVESGIDGAWRVRQVGVAERDTSGEIVYRDLCDGNRHRKDDLGEFLNRPIFLLA
- a CDS encoding flagellin, producing the protein MMSVINTNTIALNAQRNLSTNSASLSTTIQRLSSGLRINSAKDDAAGLAISQRMTSQVRGMDQAARNANDGISLAQTAEGALGEIGNNLQRIRELTVQAANGTNNIDDKDALQKEVTQLQSEILRVVNNTKFNDTALLSASGTISIQVGANATDYDKIDIALTDMTAALSGVTSDTFSISGMAAGSGATQLTTLDDALKSVNEARAELGAIQNRFSSAVSNLQTSSENLSASRSRIQDTDYAKETVELTRTQILQQAGTAMLAQAKSAPQSVLSLLQ
- a CDS encoding DegT/DnrJ/EryC1/StrS family aminotransferase, with amino-acid sequence MSVDEASSARLHSASATHGSAVDSVLLNALPGFGPAAQRTAHTKAATLPASEREPEPIYVTRPHLPPLEEFIPYLQGIWDRQILTNNGPCHRELEVRLAEYLGVEHISLFANGTIALLTALQALRITGEVITTPYSFVATSHALLWNGIKPVFVDINPRTLNLDPTQIEAAITPQTTAILPVHCYGRPCDVDAIQMIADNYGLKVVYDAAHAFGVQDIGGSILRHGDLSVLSLHATKVFNTFEGGAIVCPDARTKRRIDHLKNFGFADETTVVAPGINGKMSEINAAFGLLQLEHIDAALAQRKRVVERYEAGLNGVAGITPVRSDAFRHNHGYFPILVRPRYPLSRDMLYQALKDVGIHARRYFYPLISSFPMYRGLPSSDPARLPHANAIADQVICLPLYPGLPPEAQDGIISIVARAAGPA
- the flgK gene encoding flagellar hook-associated protein FlgK, with amino-acid sequence MANILSTGTSALLAFQRALSTVSHNVANINTPGYSRQRVDFEARSPQFIGAGYVGRGTQIVDVRRVADDLANARLIDSGGELARLEQLSSLSARVDTLMSDKATGISGIWSSFFDSVSALSSNASAPAERQDMLGQANALSTRFQQLQGQFDRLATEVDSGLTASAGEVNRLASEIARLNGNIGSAQTASPDMLDRRDQMIRDLVSLTGGAAVQQDGGAVNVFSSGGQALVVGVQASQLTMVEDPYRPERQQLALQTQGQTIRLDERVMGGAIGGLLEFRSQVLDQTQSELGRIALALGTTFNADHAAGVDQYGDMGGSFFNIPPPAVSGHAANTGTARLSASIGNLGAVSGRNLVLQFQAGAWSATDAMTGVAATVTGTGTAADPLRVGGMALALEGAAQDGDRFLLQPTAQTARGLTVAISDPARIAAATPVQIQAALGNIGSALPRAVRIVDAGDPTLRTPSTIEFLDANQYMLDGDGPFAFAPGDTISANGWSVSLDGIPAAGDSFIMAPTAPGSSNNGNAALLSGVETRAALNGGSLTLNGAISGLTTAVGSAARQAGYAAEAQASLHEQAQAARESVSGVNLDEEAANMLRLQQAYQAAAQLISTADNLFQSLLGAVRR